In Hydractinia symbiolongicarpus strain clone_291-10 chromosome 15, HSymV2.1, whole genome shotgun sequence, one DNA window encodes the following:
- the LOC130628667 gene encoding uncharacterized protein LOC130628667, whose translation MDCVLTEPNACALGGRIVALVWWRRQKMPDSCCAVGCSNKRKKGGKLKFYCIPFGHNEESKKLRQLWQEIFQKEKEGIQKELSTARVELLELKNEVVQPLENASSTKFPYDTVVAENRLNFYTGITTPGLFEWFLSLFVRKVRYFSEKLSHNDHLLLVLMKLKLGLLNKDLAYRFGLSETVASRIYRRWIPIISKETCHLIIWPDREAWRRHLSNSFKKNFQNCTCIIAERPYNLNARAHTWSNYKNTCTMKYLIGITPAGLLAFCHVVMVVKFLIRK comes from the exons ATGGATTGCGTGTTGACGGAACCGAACGCATGCGCACTAGGTGGCAGGATAGTTGCGCTAGTTTGGTGGAGGCGACAAA AAATGCCTGATTCTTGTTGTGCAGTAGGCTGctccaataaaagaaaaaaaggtggaaaattaaaattctattGCATACCGTTCGGTCACAACGAAGAAAGCAAGAAACTTCGTCAACTTTGG CAAGAAATTTTCCAAAAGGAAAAAGAAGGCATTCAAAAAGAGTTATCTACAGCTAGAGTAGAATTATTAGAACTTAAGAATGAGGTGGTTCAACCTTTAGAAAATGCTTCAAGCACCAAATTTCCTTATGATACTGTGGTTGCTGAAAATAGGTTGAATTTTTATACTGGGATTACCACGCCTGGTTTATTTGAATGGTTTTTGTCGTTATTTGTTAGAAAAGTAAGATATTTTAGTGAGAAACTTTCTCATAATGATCATTTGTTGCTGGTGCTTATGAAGCTAAAACTAGGTCTATTAAACAAAGATTTAGCTTATCGTTTTGGCTTGAGCGAGACAGTAGCTTCTCGAATATATCGTAGATGGATCCCTATCATATCTAAGGAGACATGCCATTTAATAATATGGCCTGATAGAGAAGCCTGGCGACGTCATTTGTCAAacagctttaaaaaaaattttcagaattgtACATGCATAATTGCTGAACGACCATATAACCTAAATGCACGTGCACACACATGGTCCAACTACAAAAATACTTGCACAATGAAATATCTTATCGGAATAACACCAGCTGGGCTGTTAGCTTTTTGCCACGTGGTTATGGTGGTCAAATTTCTGATAAGGAAATAA